Proteins from one Bacteroides mediterraneensis genomic window:
- a CDS encoding DNA cytosine methyltransferase, which yields MIKLLYIDLFCGAGGTSTGVENARYEDEQCAKVIACVNHDANAIASHAANHPDALHFTEDIRTLELSPLVAHVERMKKIYPDALVVLWASLECTNFSKAKGGKPRDADSRTLAEHLFRYIEAINPDYIQIENVEEFMSWGDMDEKGHPVSKDKGRCYEKWKRNVKKYGYDFDWRILNAANYGAYTTRKRFFGIFAKSGLPIVFPDATHCKDGKTDMMGRLEKWNPVKDVLDFTDEGKSIFARKKPLAEKTLERIYAGLIKFVAGGKEAFLVKYNSMNRKGKYQAPSVDEPCPVVATQGRLALAKVNFLSKQFSGQPDSKNISVEGPAGTITCKDHHAFVSAYYGNGHNHSVELPAPTITTKDRLALVNSVFIDNQYGTGKPTSIEQPVGTVTTVPKFNMVSCKPWIMNTAFSNIGSSIEQPSQVITANRKWHYLMNPQFASAGGSVNNPCFTLIARMDKMPPYLVEVEGGIGIQVTPDDSPMTVKIKEFMALYGIIDIKMRMLRIAELKKIMGFPEDYVLIGPQSDQKKFIGNAVEVNMARVLCEAICKEIIRKRKVA from the coding sequence ATGATAAAGTTACTCTATATAGACCTTTTCTGCGGTGCCGGTGGAACCAGTACCGGAGTAGAAAACGCACGCTACGAAGATGAACAGTGCGCTAAAGTGATAGCATGTGTAAACCACGATGCAAACGCCATCGCCAGCCATGCGGCCAACCATCCGGATGCGCTGCACTTCACGGAGGACATCAGAACTCTGGAACTGTCCCCCTTGGTGGCCCATGTGGAACGGATGAAGAAGATTTATCCGGATGCATTGGTTGTTCTGTGGGCTTCGCTGGAATGTACCAATTTCAGCAAGGCAAAAGGAGGAAAGCCGCGCGATGCAGACAGCCGGACGCTGGCCGAACATCTTTTCCGATACATTGAAGCCATAAATCCTGACTATATTCAGATTGAAAATGTGGAAGAATTTATGAGCTGGGGAGACATGGACGAAAAAGGTCATCCTGTAAGCAAAGATAAAGGTCGTTGTTATGAGAAGTGGAAACGAAATGTAAAGAAATACGGATATGACTTTGACTGGAGAATACTGAATGCGGCTAATTATGGAGCATATACTACTCGTAAGAGATTTTTCGGAATTTTTGCTAAGAGTGGTCTTCCTATAGTATTCCCGGATGCTACACACTGTAAGGATGGTAAAACGGATATGATGGGAAGACTTGAAAAGTGGAATCCGGTAAAGGATGTTCTGGACTTTACGGACGAAGGTAAAAGTATATTCGCCAGGAAGAAACCATTGGCAGAGAAGACGCTTGAACGTATTTATGCCGGTCTGATTAAATTTGTGGCCGGAGGTAAGGAGGCATTCTTAGTGAAGTACAACTCTATGAATCGGAAAGGTAAATACCAGGCACCAAGCGTTGACGAGCCATGCCCGGTTGTGGCAACACAAGGACGGCTTGCATTGGCCAAGGTGAACTTTCTTTCAAAGCAATTCAGCGGACAGCCGGATAGTAAGAACATATCTGTGGAAGGACCTGCCGGAACTATCACCTGTAAAGACCACCACGCTTTCGTGTCGGCCTACTACGGAAACGGCCACAACCATTCGGTAGAACTTCCAGCCCCGACGATTACGACTAAAGACAGGTTGGCATTGGTAAATTCTGTTTTCATAGATAACCAGTACGGTACCGGGAAACCGACATCCATTGAGCAACCGGTTGGTACAGTAACCACGGTGCCTAAGTTCAATATGGTAAGCTGCAAGCCGTGGATAATGAACACAGCTTTCTCGAATATTGGAAGCAGCATAGAGCAGCCTTCGCAAGTAATCACAGCCAACCGCAAATGGCATTACCTTATGAATCCGCAATTTGCCAGTGCAGGAGGCTCAGTGAACAACCCATGTTTCACGTTAATAGCCCGCATGGACAAAATGCCGCCTTATCTGGTAGAGGTTGAAGGAGGTATCGGTATACAGGTCACACCTGATGACAGTCCTATGACCGTCAAAATTAAGGAGTTCATGGCTTTGTATGGCATCATTGACATAAAAATGCGTATGCTTCGGATAGCAGAACTCAAGAAGATAATGGGTTTCCCTGAAGACTATGTATTGATTGGTCCCCAGTCAGACCAGAAGAAGTTTATCGGCAACGCAGTAGAGGTGAACATGGCACGCGTGCTTTGTGAGGCCATCTGTAAGGAGATTATAAGAAAAAGAAAAGTTGCATAA
- a CDS encoding DNA methyltransferase produces the protein MEYMRNIPDKFFELAVVDPPYGINAPNMSMGSNMNRRHGGYNGESIAQRLKRKRFNQGAGKLKNRALNTMQCDWDYHPPSKEYFEELFRVSHNQVIWGGNYFPLPPTRGILCWDKMQPWKNFSQFELAWTSFDCPASIIHLSNTGGNNKESKIHPTQKPIKLYQWILEKFAKTGNKILDTHLGSGSSRIAAYRMGFDFYGTEIDKEYFDEQEKRFRRECFGEIKTSEGIIVQQNLF, from the coding sequence ATGGAATACATGCGGAACATACCAGATAAGTTCTTTGAGCTGGCAGTGGTCGACCCTCCATACGGAATAAATGCCCCGAACATGTCGATGGGTAGCAACATGAACCGTAGGCATGGAGGATACAATGGTGAAAGTATAGCTCAAAGACTGAAAAGGAAACGCTTTAACCAAGGAGCCGGAAAACTTAAGAACCGAGCATTGAATACAATGCAATGCGATTGGGATTATCATCCTCCCTCAAAAGAGTATTTCGAGGAACTGTTCAGGGTAAGCCATAATCAAGTGATATGGGGAGGCAACTATTTTCCTCTACCACCTACACGTGGGATATTGTGCTGGGATAAAATGCAGCCTTGGAAGAATTTTTCCCAGTTTGAGCTTGCTTGGACTTCTTTTGATTGTCCGGCATCTATCATTCATTTATCAAATACAGGCGGAAACAATAAAGAATCAAAAATCCATCCTACCCAGAAACCTATCAAACTCTATCAATGGATTCTTGAAAAATTTGCTAAAACAGGTAACAAAATACTGGACACGCACCTCGGAAGTGGAAGTTCCAGAATAGCAGCTTATCGGATGGGGTTCGATTTCTATGGTACCGAAATAGATAAGGAATATTTCGATGAACAAGAGAAAAGATTTCGGAGAGAATGCTTTGGAGAGATTAAAACGTCTGAAGGAATTATTGTACAACAAAATCTATTTTAA
- a CDS encoding ASCH domain-containing protein, whose protein sequence is MKAISIKQPWANLIAHGIKDIENRTWKCPQKYIGQRVLIHASKKSADFWDSSSEISEIVNKFLSEISKSGTDWSRYPFGAIIGSMVISDCVQNHPSVWAEKGCWNWVLKDAVLFDKPIMNVKGKLSFWEYSYLQILHTMPSIE, encoded by the coding sequence ATGAAAGCAATATCCATCAAACAGCCGTGGGCGAACTTAATCGCTCACGGTATCAAAGACATCGAGAACAGGACTTGGAAGTGCCCTCAGAAGTACATCGGTCAAAGGGTGCTGATACATGCAAGTAAAAAGTCTGCTGACTTTTGGGATAGTTCGTCGGAAATATCAGAGATAGTAAATAAATTCCTTTCTGAAATATCAAAATCCGGAACGGATTGGAGTCGTTATCCTTTTGGTGCCATCATCGGCAGCATGGTTATATCCGATTGTGTACAGAACCATCCGTCTGTCTGGGCTGAGAAAGGTTGCTGGAACTGGGTGCTGAAGGATGCAGTTCTGTTTGACAAGCCGATTATGAATGTGAAAGGGAAACTTAGTTTTTGGGAGTATTCTTATCTCCAAATATTGCATACAATGCCATCAATAGAGTAA
- the istA gene encoding IS21 family transposase, translated as MAGTTKDMSLIKQVLQLKQAGESNRGVSRKLPIDKETVNGYVNTVKANGWNISDLLEIDDPELERMFHAGSPAYTDSRMEEFLILLPRYRELLTDPKSHVSRQVLFDEYRATHPDGYGKSQFYYHLKQNLVAKKDVTAVLANTYKPGEKLMVDFAGDKLSYVDAETGEIIKVEVFVACMPYSEYTYVICVPSQKTEDFLYAIRMCLEHLGGVPPILTPDNLKSAVISNDRHEPKLNKALEDMGNYYHFVVLPCDPASPTQKALVEDSVRITYNRIYARLRNRTFHSLLELNRAVWKLMERHNQTRMQKRPYSREERFHAMEKELLKPLKPGPYEMRLYADLKVQANCHVELRQDKVTHFYSVPYIHVGKQARIVFTRSWVKVYVEQKLVASHIRSHTYGYTTVREHLASSCRVIMERSAAYYVEKAKDISPDCHEYVKRIFDPKRTTQPEEVYYKLCNSIVSLRRKYDLATFDLTCRQCMEYGIYSYSKFEAILRRNGMNASADETVIFHAPTPSNHGNMRGKDYFTGNDINQQQ; from the coding sequence ATGGCAGGAACAACAAAGGATATGAGTCTGATAAAACAAGTACTCCAGCTCAAGCAGGCCGGAGAATCCAACCGCGGTGTAAGCCGCAAGTTACCGATTGACAAGGAAACCGTCAACGGTTATGTGAATACAGTAAAAGCCAACGGATGGAACATCAGCGACCTCCTTGAGATTGACGATCCCGAGTTGGAAAGGATGTTCCATGCCGGTTCACCGGCATATACGGACAGTAGAATGGAAGAGTTCCTGATCCTGCTCCCCAGATACAGGGAACTGCTGACGGATCCCAAATCCCATGTAAGCCGTCAGGTCCTGTTCGATGAATACCGTGCGACTCATCCCGACGGTTACGGAAAATCACAGTTCTATTACCATCTGAAGCAGAATCTCGTTGCGAAGAAGGATGTTACGGCCGTACTTGCCAACACCTACAAACCGGGTGAAAAGCTCATGGTGGACTTTGCCGGTGACAAGCTCAGCTATGTGGATGCCGAAACCGGAGAAATTATCAAGGTGGAGGTGTTTGTCGCCTGCATGCCTTACAGCGAATATACCTATGTGATATGTGTACCTTCGCAGAAGACGGAGGACTTCCTGTATGCCATAAGAATGTGCCTGGAACATCTGGGCGGTGTTCCTCCCATACTGACTCCTGACAATCTCAAATCGGCTGTAATCAGCAATGACCGGCATGAGCCGAAGCTGAACAAGGCTCTTGAGGACATGGGCAACTACTACCATTTTGTAGTGCTGCCATGCGACCCGGCATCGCCGACACAGAAGGCTCTGGTAGAGGACTCCGTAAGGATTACATACAACCGTATCTATGCCAGATTGCGTAACCGTACCTTCCATTCACTCCTGGAACTGAACCGTGCCGTATGGAAGCTGATGGAAAGGCACAACCAGACCCGTATGCAGAAGCGTCCCTACAGCCGTGAGGAGCGTTTTCATGCCATGGAGAAGGAGCTGCTGAAACCCTTGAAACCGGGACCCTATGAGATGCGCCTGTATGCCGATCTGAAAGTACAGGCAAACTGCCATGTGGAGCTGAGACAGGACAAGGTGACCCATTTTTACTCCGTCCCCTATATCCATGTGGGAAAACAGGCAAGAATAGTCTTTACGCGTTCATGGGTCAAGGTCTATGTGGAGCAGAAACTGGTGGCCTCACATATCCGCAGCCATACATACGGCTATACCACAGTCAGGGAACATCTCGCATCCAGCTGCAGGGTGATTATGGAGCGTTCGGCAGCCTATTATGTGGAGAAAGCAAAAGATATATCACCTGACTGCCATGAATATGTAAAAAGAATCTTTGACCCCAAACGTACCACACAGCCTGAAGAGGTGTATTACAAGCTGTGCAACTCCATAGTCAGCCTCAGAAGGAAGTATGACCTTGCCACGTTTGACCTTACCTGCCGTCAGTGCATGGAGTACGGTATTTACTCCTACAGCAAGTTTGAAGCCATACTCAGACGTAACGGCATGAATGCATCCGCAGACGAGACGGTAATCTTCCATGCGCCTACACCGTCAAACCACGGGAACATGCGTGGAAAAGACTATTTTACAGGAAATGACATAAACCAACAACAATAA
- the istB gene encoding IS21-like element helper ATPase IstB: protein MSNETERTLHELKLPGMASCWSSLEETHQLDKLTLREGMQIMLQYERDTRGNNRIQRLIKNAGFRLRASMEELETDTARGIQACSAADLATGNYITGGMTVIITGPAGTGKSYFACALGDRACRNGRKVLYFTMNMLIENLKLAHLEGRETNFFRKLNAHDLLIIDDFGMVKLDGQIQHDFEQIIDDRYNRKALILASQLPVADWYDVFQSELIAEACLDRIVHKAIKFDLKGESLRKKY, encoded by the coding sequence ATGAGCAACGAAACAGAAAGAACACTGCACGAGCTGAAGCTTCCGGGAATGGCAAGCTGCTGGAGCTCCCTGGAAGAAACACATCAGTTGGACAAGCTTACCCTGCGTGAAGGCATGCAGATCATGCTCCAGTACGAACGTGACACAAGAGGGAACAACCGCATCCAGCGTCTTATAAAGAATGCCGGCTTCCGTCTGAGAGCCTCGATGGAAGAACTTGAAACGGACACGGCAAGGGGAATACAGGCCTGCTCTGCAGCCGACCTTGCAACCGGAAATTACATCACGGGCGGAATGACGGTCATCATTACCGGACCGGCAGGAACCGGAAAGTCCTACTTCGCCTGCGCCTTGGGTGACAGGGCATGCAGGAACGGCCGGAAGGTACTGTACTTCACGATGAACATGCTCATCGAAAACCTGAAGCTTGCACATCTGGAAGGACGGGAGACGAACTTCTTCCGCAAACTGAACGCACATGACCTGCTGATTATCGATGACTTTGGGATGGTCAAGTTGGACGGCCAGATACAGCATGACTTTGAACAGATCATAGATGACCGGTACAACCGGAAAGCACTCATCCTGGCCAGCCAGCTTCCCGTCGCAGACTGGTATGATGTGTTCCAAAGCGAGCTCATTGCGGAAGCCTGTCTGGACAGAATCGTGCATAAGGCAATAAAATTTGACCTTAAAGGAGAGAGCCTAAGAAAGAAGTATTAA
- a CDS encoding putative phage abortive infection protein yields the protein MKNKTFTKDFWIYLVGFLIIIGGICYLPTYFTESERYYFYKETGTIGDTIGGTMGPFVAIAAAILTFLAFWVQFKANEQQRKDIALERFESNLFQLIQIQEDITNNLQFLAYDNSNLLNKVKISGRQIFKALYEEKDTPLWGIKDDIKEKGIISYEEDKDIGILDHYFRHLYRVFKFIDEAPIFTNDKNKKYDYACIMRASLSQYELIMLFYNCLSSNGREKFKPLIEKYAIFNNLRVELLATDREKELYVSKFQDDYAFSKDENRDMSNEYKKGAFVFNENE from the coding sequence ATGAAAAACAAAACTTTTACCAAAGATTTTTGGATATACTTAGTGGGTTTTCTAATAATCATCGGTGGAATATGTTACCTACCTACATATTTTACAGAATCTGAACGTTATTATTTCTATAAAGAAACTGGTACCATCGGTGATACTATTGGAGGAACAATGGGACCATTCGTCGCGATAGCAGCGGCTATACTTACTTTTCTTGCTTTTTGGGTACAATTTAAAGCTAATGAGCAGCAAAGAAAAGATATTGCATTAGAACGATTTGAAAGTAACTTATTTCAGCTTATTCAAATCCAAGAAGATATAACTAATAACTTGCAATTCTTGGCTTATGACAATAGTAATTTATTGAATAAAGTAAAAATATCAGGCAGACAAATATTCAAAGCTTTATATGAAGAAAAAGACACTCCTTTGTGGGGAATCAAAGATGATATTAAAGAAAAAGGAATAATTTCATATGAAGAAGATAAAGATATTGGGATCTTAGACCATTATTTTAGACACCTATATCGAGTATTTAAATTTATTGACGAAGCTCCAATTTTTACAAATGACAAAAATAAAAAATATGATTATGCATGCATTATGAGAGCTAGTCTATCACAATATGAACTTATTATGTTATTTTACAATTGCCTATCAAGTAATGGCAGAGAAAAGTTTAAACCTCTAATTGAAAAATATGCAATATTCAATAATCTTCGAGTTGAATTATTGGCAACAGATAGAGAGAAAGAATTATATGTTTCAAAATTTCAAGATGATTATGCTTTTTCTAAAGATGAAAATAGAGATATGAGTAATGAATATAAAAAGGGAGCATTTGTATTTAATGAAAATGAATAA
- a CDS encoding AbiJ-NTD4 domain-containing protein encodes MALFSERYGYTKPSDVIIRERITPEIKNAILTCYDILKERLNSVDCLFIYLNLDEYIWTNFLNMRKSEWTIYIDIISKYIKNERNEWFKKLDLIEICIKYLYFNGKKDSGISISSDIFVGELNRNFRRLNFAYRIVNKEIVEITSEEEIKEIETALSTSKDNIKIHLNNALELYSKKPVADYRNSIKESISAVEAISRNITGENVLNFKKMEEKGVVVPTVLRKAFECLYGYTNDKTTGIRHALMDDTNAPQAEEALFMLVSCSAFINYLNKKSNSI; translated from the coding sequence ATGGCACTATTTTCTGAAAGATATGGTTACACCAAACCATCAGATGTAATTATTAGGGAAAGAATTACACCGGAGATAAAAAATGCGATTCTAACATGTTATGATATTTTAAAAGAAAGACTAAATAGCGTTGATTGTCTTTTTATATATCTCAACTTAGATGAATATATTTGGACAAATTTCCTAAATATGCGTAAATCTGAGTGGACTATTTACATTGATATAATATCTAAATACATAAAAAACGAACGAAATGAATGGTTTAAAAAACTAGACCTTATTGAAATTTGTATTAAATACCTATATTTTAATGGTAAAAAAGATTCAGGAATTTCTATTTCATCCGATATTTTTGTTGGCGAATTGAACCGTAATTTTAGACGTTTAAATTTTGCATATAGGATTGTAAACAAGGAAATTGTAGAAATCACATCAGAAGAAGAAATTAAAGAAATAGAAACTGCATTAAGTACAAGTAAGGATAATATCAAGATACATTTAAATAATGCGTTGGAATTGTATTCTAAAAAGCCAGTGGCTGATTATAGAAATTCCATAAAGGAATCCATATCTGCAGTTGAAGCTATCTCCCGAAATATAACTGGGGAAAATGTACTTAACTTTAAAAAGATGGAGGAAAAAGGAGTCGTTGTCCCTACCGTTTTGAGGAAAGCGTTTGAATGTCTTTATGGATACACCAATGACAAAACTACAGGTATTCGTCATGCACTGATGGATGATACCAATGCTCCTCAGGCAGAAGAAGCATTATTCATGCTTGTGTCTTGTAGTGCTTTTATCAATTACCTAAATAAAAAATCAAATAGTATATGA
- a CDS encoding helix-turn-helix domain-containing protein, producing the protein MLRVQEICKEQGITMQDLAKKMGVTYQALYAAVSGNPTIGKLRDIAKALGVNVVDLFNEEREDNSFITCPHCGKKIKIKIEKGE; encoded by the coding sequence ATGCTACGAGTACAAGAAATCTGTAAGGAGCAGGGAATAACCATGCAGGATTTAGCAAAGAAGATGGGAGTTACTTACCAGGCGTTATATGCAGCCGTTTCCGGCAATCCTACTATCGGGAAATTGAGAGATATAGCTAAGGCTCTAGGAGTTAATGTTGTCGATTTGTTTAATGAAGAAAGGGAAGACAATAGTTTTATAACATGCCCTCATTGTGGAAAGAAAATAAAAATAAAAATTGAGAAAGGAGAATAA
- a CDS encoding DUF3560 domain-containing protein has protein sequence MNTYYKFCPNVFLAKCDEKHEKGDAILVTTKYGKENESIVFNLIFERDGFYYYSIVRADGFNVQEWAKRKAERRLDWAAIAERKSEEYFKASNKDSDFLSLGEPIKIGHHSERRHRKAIEDAWNNMGKSVEFDEKVKEHERIAKYWANKADTINLSMPESVDYYEHKLAAAKEYHEGLKSGKYPREHSYSLTYAKKAVNEAQKNFDLAKKLWL, from the coding sequence ATGAATACATATTACAAATTTTGTCCGAACGTATTTCTTGCAAAATGTGATGAAAAGCATGAAAAAGGTGATGCCATTCTTGTAACCACCAAATACGGCAAAGAAAATGAAAGTATAGTGTTTAATCTGATATTTGAACGTGATGGCTTCTACTATTATTCGATCGTTCGTGCTGATGGCTTTAACGTTCAAGAATGGGCAAAGCGAAAAGCAGAACGCCGATTGGATTGGGCCGCCATTGCAGAACGAAAGAGTGAAGAATACTTCAAAGCATCAAACAAAGACAGTGATTTTCTCTCGCTAGGTGAACCTATTAAAATCGGCCATCATAGCGAAAGACGACACAGAAAAGCCATTGAAGATGCCTGGAATAATATGGGAAAGAGCGTAGAGTTTGACGAGAAAGTCAAAGAACATGAAAGAATAGCCAAGTATTGGGCAAACAAGGCTGACACCATAAATCTTTCAATGCCTGAAAGCGTGGACTATTATGAGCATAAGTTAGCAGCAGCTAAAGAGTATCATGAGGGGCTGAAATCCGGCAAATATCCACGTGAGCACTCATACTCTTTGACGTATGCAAAGAAAGCGGTAAACGAAGCTCAAAAGAATTTTGATTTGGCAAAGAAACTTTGGTTATAA
- a CDS encoding DUF3873 family protein, with product MKSINVNGCSICQPGSENYCTYTTKLRGKRVKMYQYDYKTDSGELFSCCAPTLEKCREKRDAWLKSKHLA from the coding sequence ATGAAATCAATAAACGTAAATGGTTGCAGTATATGTCAACCCGGTAGCGAGAACTATTGCACTTATACTACCAAATTAAGAGGTAAAAGAGTAAAAATGTATCAGTACGATTACAAAACAGATTCAGGTGAGTTGTTTTCTTGCTGTGCCCCAACACTGGAAAAGTGTAGGGAAAAACGTGATGCATGGCTAAAAAGCAAACATTTAGCATAA
- a CDS encoding ASCH domain-containing protein has translation MEILTLIIKQKFFDEILSGKKTQEFREIRPTTQKKYCQLDADGYCVEKDGVLQPKRYDAIQFFVGYNKDRASALVEVKGAKIELFEDENHNLIEYTYQGEIYLAAQVVYDLGRVMEKHV, from the coding sequence ATGGAAATACTTACGCTTATCATCAAACAGAAGTTCTTTGACGAAATCTTGTCGGGCAAGAAAACACAAGAATTCAGAGAAATCAGACCTACAACCCAGAAGAAATACTGCCAGCTTGACGCTGACGGGTATTGTGTCGAGAAAGACGGTGTTTTGCAGCCTAAGCGTTACGATGCAATCCAGTTCTTTGTAGGCTACAATAAAGACAGGGCCAGCGCACTGGTAGAAGTCAAAGGTGCAAAGATAGAACTGTTTGAAGATGAGAATCACAATCTTATAGAATACACCTATCAAGGTGAGATATACCTGGCCGCACAGGTCGTTTATGACCTTGGCCGAGTGATGGAAAAGCATGTTTAA
- a CDS encoding phosphoadenosine phosphosulfate reductase family protein, with translation MTLQERTYSYIDLVRQKTDGVLLFLSLGKDSLVLLDMIYPKFERIVCVFMYFVKGLEHIERWIGWVKAKYPRIEFVQVPHWNLTYILRGGLYCVPNPKVKLLKLADVVKAMQLRYGLYYTFLGMKKADGMNRRLMLKGYESNGYENNGMCYPLADWTQKDILSYMKQNGLPEPVRYSLKASSGVGFNLDCMLWLEKNYTQDLQRIYKVFPMAERILWEHKRKQ, from the coding sequence ATGACACTGCAAGAAAGGACATACAGCTATATTGACCTCGTCAGACAGAAGACTGACGGGGTTTTGCTGTTTCTGTCCTTGGGTAAGGATTCTTTGGTCTTACTGGACATGATTTATCCGAAGTTTGAAAGGATAGTCTGCGTGTTCATGTACTTTGTCAAAGGTTTAGAGCACATCGAAAGATGGATTGGATGGGTAAAAGCCAAATATCCGAGGATAGAGTTTGTTCAGGTGCCTCACTGGAACCTTACCTACATTCTTCGTGGTGGTTTGTATTGCGTGCCAAACCCGAAAGTGAAACTTTTAAAACTGGCAGATGTGGTGAAGGCCATGCAGCTAAGATACGGACTTTACTATACGTTCTTGGGCATGAAGAAGGCCGACGGCATGAACCGCCGTCTTATGCTGAAAGGCTATGAATCCAACGGATACGAGAACAACGGTATGTGCTACCCTTTAGCAGACTGGACGCAGAAAGACATCCTGTCATACATGAAGCAGAACGGGCTGCCGGAGCCTGTCAGGTATTCGCTGAAGGCCAGTTCTGGTGTTGGATTCAATCTGGATTGCATGTTATGGCTAGAAAAGAACTACACGCAGGATTTACAGAGAATTTACAAGGTGTTCCCAATGGCTGAGAGAATACTTTGGGAACATAAACGAAAGCAATAG
- a CDS encoding ParB/RepB/Spo0J family partition protein, with product MELNKYIKSESVELNRSAIHFADYNPRKLSEEARKTLKRGIKKFGLVGGIVVNKRTGLTVVSGHQRLSVMDELQKYPENDYRLRVDVIDVDEKQEKELNILMNNPNAQGSWDYDALARLVPDIDYQDAGLTAADLNIIGCDFLLQTEEESSIAEALEDMMAPVTEQKEAEKAARQMERAEKVAHMKEVKQQVKDAVQKQAQDMDAYLMLSFDTFEAKAAFCERFGYDPYSKFIKGEVFDEQIERIE from the coding sequence ATGGAACTGAACAAGTACATAAAGAGTGAATCGGTGGAACTTAACCGTTCCGCCATTCACTTCGCTGATTATAATCCCCGCAAGCTTTCTGAGGAAGCCAGAAAGACGTTGAAGCGGGGTATCAAGAAGTTCGGACTTGTCGGCGGAATAGTAGTCAACAAGCGGACCGGACTTACTGTCGTGTCCGGCCACCAGCGCCTTAGCGTGATGGACGAGCTTCAGAAGTATCCTGAGAACGATTATAGACTCCGTGTAGATGTGATTGATGTAGACGAAAAGCAGGAGAAAGAGTTGAATATCCTGATGAACAATCCAAACGCACAGGGTTCATGGGACTATGACGCTTTGGCCCGATTAGTTCCGGACATTGATTATCAGGATGCGGGACTAACGGCTGCCGACCTGAATATTATTGGCTGTGATTTCCTCCTACAGACAGAAGAAGAAAGTTCCATCGCGGAAGCTTTGGAGGATATGATGGCACCGGTAACTGAACAGAAAGAAGCCGAGAAAGCCGCCAGGCAGATGGAAAGAGCCGAGAAGGTGGCCCACATGAAGGAAGTCAAGCAGCAGGTAAAGGATGCCGTTCAGAAGCAGGCACAGGACATGGATGCTTACTTGATGCTTTCTTTCGATACGTTTGAGGCCAAAGCGGCCTTCTGCGAGAGATTTGGTTACGACCCCTACTCCAAGTTTATCAAGGGAGAGGTATTCGATGAGCAGATAGAAAGAATTGAATGA